A single region of the Deltaproteobacteria bacterium genome encodes:
- a CDS encoding prepilin-type N-terminal cleavage/methylation domain-containing protein has translation MAHASHSPAPRDAGFTLVELMVVVVILGILAMVAVPAMQRDSKEDNFNKFVNQFIHDLLRARHEATGSREDRSVMLYSTSRYTLEAVLPGSSTVATLRDVSAPTGVQLSGAVLTTVLPGASTPTPTAPPAQVRYLGTGTVQACTGSACTAANNAVTIFFQTTDALHRARVVIYQSTGYARRYKGWN, from the coding sequence ATGGCCCACGCCTCCCACAGCCCCGCGCCACGAGATGCCGGCTTCACGCTGGTCGAGCTCATGGTCGTGGTCGTGATCCTCGGCATCCTGGCGATGGTCGCGGTGCCCGCGATGCAACGCGACAGCAAGGAAGACAACTTCAACAAGTTCGTGAACCAGTTCATTCACGACCTCTTGCGGGCCCGGCACGAGGCCACCGGCTCGCGCGAGGACCGCAGCGTGATGCTCTACTCCACCTCGCGCTACACGCTGGAGGCCGTGCTCCCCGGGAGCAGCACGGTGGCCACGCTCCGCGACGTCTCGGCCCCCACGGGCGTGCAGCTCTCGGGGGCGGTGCTCACGACGGTGCTGCCGGGCGCCTCGACGCCCACGCCGACCGCCCCTCCGGCGCAGGTACGCTACCTCGGCACGGGGACCGTGCAGGCCTGCACCGGCTCCGCCTGTACGGCAGCCAACAACGCGGTCACGATCTTCTTTCAGACCACCGACGCCCTGCACCGCGCGCGCGTCGTGATCTACCAGAGCACGGGATACGCCCGTCGGTACAAGGGATGGAACTGA
- a CDS encoding prepilin-type N-terminal cleavage/methylation domain-containing protein — MRSRRKQRREGGFTMMELLITMLLLAIVMVGLASLQVHTVRQVTSSRRSTEAMRLGQSVLEQYNAMGYAQLPSAAADWSLETNAQGNNMQNVAVDGLSAGPYTVQRLVEDVGTQKLITIRVAWKDIAPGAAVSTGAVEYPTLQVTMTTQRSQ, encoded by the coding sequence ATGCGCTCCCGACGGAAACAGAGGCGCGAGGGCGGCTTCACCATGATGGAGCTGCTCATCACCATGCTGCTGCTCGCGATCGTCATGGTGGGGCTCGCCAGCCTGCAGGTGCACACGGTCCGGCAGGTCACCTCCTCGCGCCGCTCCACCGAGGCCATGCGCCTCGGCCAGAGCGTGCTCGAGCAGTACAACGCGATGGGCTACGCGCAGCTCCCCTCGGCGGCCGCGGACTGGTCGCTCGAGACGAACGCGCAGGGGAACAACATGCAGAACGTGGCCGTGGACGGGCTCTCCGCGGGCCCGTACACCGTCCAGCGCCTCGTCGAAGACGTGGGGACGCAGAAGCTCATCACGATCCGCGTGGCGTGGAAGGACATCGCCCCCGGTGCCGCCGTCAGCACGGGTGCCGTCGAGTACCCGACGCTGCAGGTCACCATGACCACCCAGAGGTCCCAATGA
- a CDS encoding prepilin-type N-terminal cleavage/methylation domain-containing protein — protein MTGRTTRVRRRHEDGLTIIELMVSLLLSSMLSAGLFYLVSGQSKTYSAQLGSLVTQENLWGAMEYLQRQVRYAGYGGWGACPNGVVNMYDGSGGTTASTLIPYRSYNNCNIFKRDPATCGSATDGTDSFTVTYDSDALTNGVGTVRIVDAMPSSSSILKVNGPGSFKQCDLLILYEPGTSKPCTVIQETQDPQKTGNKWHIQHNPAGCDGIYNPPGGHNIFPTGGYGANALVIRFGSTSSMPRHFAIDDTVNPPRLVTWSTRNANPSADKANLEVVADNIEDLQLTWACDVNGNGLFEETPSSPTTDEWAYTATGDTAPACGTAKTGQVRITLVGRTTSADTSNRTGFRPGAEDRAAGTVAQDLTASGQLGTYGRAVLRATATPHNIR, from the coding sequence ATGACCGGCCGAACGACGCGCGTCCGACGGCGCCACGAAGACGGTCTGACGATCATCGAGCTCATGGTGTCGCTCTTGCTCTCGTCGATGCTCTCGGCGGGGCTCTTCTACCTCGTCTCGGGGCAGAGCAAGACCTACTCGGCGCAGCTCGGCAGCCTCGTGACGCAGGAGAACCTCTGGGGCGCGATGGAATACCTGCAGCGGCAGGTGCGCTACGCGGGCTACGGCGGCTGGGGCGCCTGTCCGAACGGCGTGGTGAATATGTACGACGGCTCGGGGGGGACCACGGCCTCCACGCTCATCCCGTATCGGTCGTACAACAACTGCAACATCTTCAAGCGCGACCCGGCCACCTGCGGCAGCGCCACCGACGGCACCGACTCCTTCACCGTGACCTACGACTCGGACGCGCTCACCAACGGCGTAGGCACGGTGCGCATCGTGGACGCCATGCCGAGCTCGTCGTCCATCCTGAAGGTGAACGGCCCGGGCAGCTTCAAGCAGTGCGACCTGCTCATCCTGTACGAGCCGGGGACGTCGAAGCCCTGCACGGTGATCCAGGAGACCCAGGATCCTCAGAAGACCGGCAACAAGTGGCATATCCAGCACAACCCCGCCGGATGCGACGGCATCTACAACCCGCCCGGCGGGCACAACATCTTCCCCACGGGGGGCTACGGCGCGAACGCGCTGGTGATCCGCTTCGGCTCCACGAGCTCCATGCCCCGGCACTTCGCGATCGACGACACGGTCAACCCGCCGCGGCTCGTCACCTGGAGCACGCGGAACGCGAATCCCTCCGCGGACAAGGCGAACCTCGAGGTGGTAGCCGACAACATCGAGGACCTGCAGCTCACCTGGGCCTGCGACGTGAACGGCAACGGCCTCTTCGAGGAGACCCCGAGCTCCCCGACCACCGACGAGTGGGCCTACACCGCGACGGGAGACACCGCCCCCGCCTGCGGCACGGCGAAGACCGGACAGGTGCGCATCACGCTCGTGGGGCGCACCACGAGCGCCGACACGTCGAACCGCACGGGTTTCCGTCCGGGGGCCGAGGATCGCGCCGCCGGCACCGTGGCGCAGGACCTGACGGCCAGCGGCCAGCTCGGCACGTACGGCCGCGCCGTCCTGCGCGCCACAGCCACCCCTCACAACATTCGATAG
- a CDS encoding pilus assembly PilX N-terminal domain-containing protein has translation MARRTASDSGSVLVLALLLTTIILGVGLTAAWMSSTSSRVSGNLGRRQEAFYAAQAGIERARAYLVANKSGWASQLGGSTACGSNTRDLPTNKGRILCDNGTALSNVPVIGSGTTTATKVSGLSKVTYSVWVRNDWESECGLVQNAAASTANYADCDGNGSADSSDLATAVIDNDTRVVVRSEGVARDGLSYVALEAVIGASTSTQVSATYGQKGGESSGSNSYLGASLTTN, from the coding sequence ATGGCACGACGCACGGCAAGCGATTCTGGTTCGGTCCTGGTGCTCGCGCTTCTGCTCACCACGATCATCCTCGGCGTGGGGCTCACCGCGGCCTGGATGTCCAGCACGAGCTCGCGCGTCTCGGGCAACCTGGGACGCCGCCAGGAGGCCTTCTACGCGGCGCAGGCCGGAATCGAACGCGCCCGCGCCTATCTCGTCGCGAACAAGTCGGGGTGGGCCAGCCAGCTCGGCGGCAGCACCGCCTGCGGCTCGAACACGCGGGACCTGCCCACGAACAAGGGCCGCATCCTCTGCGACAACGGCACCGCGCTCTCCAACGTGCCGGTCATCGGCTCGGGGACCACCACGGCGACCAAGGTGTCGGGGCTGTCGAAGGTGACCTACTCGGTCTGGGTGCGCAACGACTGGGAGTCCGAGTGCGGCCTGGTCCAGAACGCGGCCGCCAGCACGGCCAACTACGCCGACTGCGACGGAAACGGCTCGGCCGATTCCTCGGACCTGGCCACGGCGGTCATCGACAACGACACGCGCGTGGTGGTGCGCTCGGAAGGGGTGGCCCGCGACGGCCTGAGCTACGTCGCGCTGGAGGCGGTGATCGGCGCCTCCACCTCGACGCAGGTCTCGGCCACGTACGGGCAGAAGGGGGGCGAGAGCTCGGGCTCCAACTCGTACCTGGGCGCGTCCCTCACCACCAACTAG
- a CDS encoding thiolase family protein produces the protein MSLSKAFIPYGAYWSTPFCRWQGSLSGYNSVELAAQVASAVLAEKQVAPETFDGVLLGMTVPQAASFYGAPWLAGMIGAAGVTGPTIAQACATSARVIATAAAEVETGQRTCLLGVSADRTSNGPHLYYPNPAAPGGRGQAEDWVWDNFNRDPYAGGAMIQTAENVAREAGISKEAQDEVTLLRYRQYQDALANGRAFQQRYLAKVQLKKGRAVSVVEADEGAFPTTADGLAKLKPVLEGGTVSYGTQTFPADGNAGIVVCTRERAEKLSREAKLPIQLLSFGEARTKKAFMAMAVVPAAQQAVERAGIKLSDCRAIKTHNPFAVNDVYFCKQTGVAAEAMNRYGSPLIYGHPQGPTGTRAVIELIEELALAGGGYGLFAGCAAGDTAMALVLKVG, from the coding sequence ATGTCGCTCAGCAAAGCCTTCATCCCCTACGGCGCGTACTGGAGCACCCCGTTCTGTCGGTGGCAGGGGAGCCTCTCCGGCTACAACTCCGTCGAGCTCGCGGCGCAGGTGGCCTCCGCCGTGCTGGCCGAGAAGCAGGTGGCCCCCGAGACCTTCGATGGTGTGCTCCTCGGCATGACGGTCCCGCAGGCGGCGAGCTTCTACGGCGCTCCGTGGCTGGCGGGGATGATCGGCGCGGCGGGCGTGACGGGACCCACGATCGCCCAGGCCTGCGCCACGAGCGCGCGGGTGATCGCCACCGCCGCCGCCGAGGTCGAGACCGGCCAGCGCACCTGCCTGCTCGGAGTGAGCGCCGACCGCACGAGCAACGGTCCGCACCTCTATTACCCGAACCCGGCCGCTCCGGGTGGGCGCGGGCAGGCGGAAGACTGGGTCTGGGACAACTTCAACCGCGACCCGTACGCCGGCGGCGCGATGATCCAGACGGCCGAGAACGTGGCCCGCGAGGCGGGGATCTCCAAGGAGGCTCAGGACGAGGTCACGCTGCTGCGCTACCGGCAGTATCAGGACGCGCTGGCGAACGGCCGCGCCTTCCAGCAGCGCTACCTGGCCAAGGTCCAGCTCAAGAAGGGCAGGGCGGTCTCCGTGGTCGAGGCGGACGAGGGGGCCTTCCCGACCACCGCCGACGGGCTGGCCAAGCTGAAGCCGGTCCTCGAGGGCGGCACGGTGAGCTACGGTACGCAGACCTTCCCCGCCGACGGCAACGCGGGGATCGTGGTCTGCACGCGCGAGCGCGCGGAGAAGCTCAGCCGCGAGGCGAAGCTCCCCATCCAGCTCCTCTCCTTCGGCGAGGCGCGCACGAAGAAGGCCTTCATGGCCATGGCCGTGGTCCCCGCGGCGCAGCAGGCCGTCGAGCGCGCCGGGATCAAGCTCTCCGACTGCCGCGCGATCAAGACCCACAACCCCTTCGCGGTGAACGACGTTTACTTCTGCAAGCAGACCGGCGTCGCGGCCGAGGCCATGAACCGCTACGGCTCGCCGCTCATCTACGGGCATCCGCAGGGGCCCACCGGGACGCGCGCGGTGATCGAGCTCATCGAGGAGCTGGCGCTCGCCGGCGGCGGCTACGGACTCTTTGCGGGCTGCGCGGCGGGGGATACGGCCATGGCGCTGGTGCTGAAGGTCGGCTAG
- a CDS encoding TIGR02266 family protein, producing MSENIALQRIRSWVEISTDLDDHSESNFYTGFANDLNGGGVFVATRDTLAVGTKAKIELKFPDGGPTLQVNGRVRWTRERHDGPDGEPGIGFEFVDLSDEARKRIESFLSRREPLFFDDNPITRHNLEAPPARPRRTLLWVALGLASLAGLAFLLYRAGLFGPR from the coding sequence ATGAGCGAGAACATCGCCCTGCAACGCATTCGCTCCTGGGTCGAGATCAGCACCGATCTCGACGACCACAGCGAGAGCAACTTCTACACCGGCTTCGCCAACGACTTGAACGGGGGCGGCGTCTTCGTGGCCACCCGCGACACGCTCGCGGTGGGCACCAAGGCCAAGATCGAGCTCAAGTTCCCCGACGGAGGCCCGACGCTGCAGGTGAACGGCCGCGTGCGCTGGACCCGAGAACGCCACGACGGCCCCGACGGCGAACCGGGGATCGGCTTCGAGTTCGTGGACCTTTCCGACGAGGCCAGAAAGCGCATCGAGAGCTTCCTCTCCCGGCGCGAACCGCTCTTCTTCGACGACAACCCGATCACGCGACACAACCTCGAGGCCCCTCCGGCGCGGCCGCGTCGCACGCTGCTCTGGGTCGCTCTGGGGCTCGCCAGCCTCGCCGGGCTCGCCTTCCTGCTCTACCGCGCGGGGCTCTTCGGCCCGAGGTAG
- a CDS encoding UTP--glucose-1-phosphate uridylyltransferase — translation MITRADAERKLSAFGQSHVLRWFDELDGAGQERLLGQIEALDLAWLARVLETPELAVDPATITPYEELIPLDASDAAEARARGEAALRAGEVACILVAGGQGSRLGFDGPKGAFVLGPVSGRTLFQMHVERLVALGRRYGAVPPLYLMTSPDNHEATCRIFAEANRFGLPEDRLLIFPQGLAPAVDEQGRLLLEERGSLVLAANGNGGLFAALAGSGALAQMERLGIRAASYVQVDNPLSLSCDPRFVGYHLLRQSDYSCKAIPKVHPAEKVGAYARVGGRLSVVEYTVIPEALAESRDARGALRYGYANPGLFVWSVPFLREQAERADLPYHRAHKKIPHLDPSGRRVEPTAPCGYKLETFAMDTLPDAKRSLVLEIDRDEEFAPVKNASGVDSPDSARGLMTALYRRWITEAGGTLSGEGAVEVSPLYALDGEELAERLPVGFRAETPLYLGPKSPAR, via the coding sequence GGCCGGCCAGGAAAGGCTCCTCGGGCAGATCGAGGCCCTCGACCTGGCCTGGCTCGCGCGGGTCCTCGAGACTCCCGAGCTCGCCGTGGACCCGGCCACCATCACGCCGTACGAGGAGCTCATCCCGCTCGACGCGTCCGACGCGGCGGAGGCCCGCGCGCGCGGCGAGGCGGCCCTGCGCGCCGGCGAGGTGGCCTGCATTCTCGTCGCGGGGGGGCAGGGGAGCCGGCTCGGCTTCGACGGGCCGAAGGGGGCCTTCGTCCTCGGTCCGGTGAGCGGTCGCACGCTCTTCCAGATGCACGTCGAGCGGCTCGTCGCGCTCGGGCGGCGCTACGGGGCCGTGCCGCCGCTCTACCTCATGACGAGCCCCGACAACCACGAGGCGACCTGCCGCATCTTCGCCGAGGCCAACCGCTTCGGCCTGCCCGAGGACCGGCTGCTCATCTTTCCGCAGGGGCTCGCACCGGCGGTGGACGAGCAGGGTCGGTTGCTCCTCGAGGAGCGAGGGAGCTTGGTCCTGGCCGCGAACGGCAACGGCGGGCTCTTCGCCGCCCTCGCCGGCAGCGGCGCGCTCGCGCAGATGGAGCGGCTCGGCATCCGCGCGGCGAGCTACGTCCAGGTCGACAACCCGCTCTCGCTGAGCTGCGACCCGCGCTTTGTGGGCTACCACCTGCTGCGGCAGAGCGACTACTCGTGCAAGGCCATCCCGAAGGTGCATCCGGCCGAGAAGGTGGGCGCCTACGCGCGCGTCGGCGGCCGGCTCTCCGTCGTCGAGTACACCGTGATCCCCGAGGCGCTCGCAGAGAGTCGCGACGCCCGCGGTGCGCTGCGCTACGGCTACGCGAATCCGGGGCTCTTCGTCTGGAGCGTCCCCTTCCTGCGCGAGCAGGCCGAGCGCGCAGACCTGCCGTATCACCGGGCCCACAAGAAGATCCCGCACCTCGACCCGAGCGGACGGCGCGTGGAGCCCACCGCGCCGTGCGGCTACAAGCTCGAGACCTTCGCCATGGACACGCTCCCCGACGCGAAGCGGTCGCTGGTGCTCGAGATCGACCGCGACGAGGAGTTCGCGCCGGTCAAGAACGCGAGCGGCGTGGACAGCCCCGACTCGGCGCGTGGGCTGATGACCGCGCTCTACCGGCGCTGGATCACCGAGGCCGGGGGCACGCTCTCGGGCGAAGGGGCGGTGGAGGTGAGCCCGCTCTACGCGCTCGACGGGGAGGAGCTGGCCGAGCGGTTGCCGGTCGGCTTTCGCGCCGAGACGCCGCTCTACCTCGGGCCGAAGAGCCCCGCGCGGTAG